In Gigantopelta aegis isolate Gae_Host chromosome 6, Gae_host_genome, whole genome shotgun sequence, the following are encoded in one genomic region:
- the LOC121375211 gene encoding uncharacterized protein LOC121375211 has protein sequence MGTCCSASANNRVDLTHVDLQETFERYIWKVLCPIKIGKCRAAFLRHSHYNVEIKWEYLDQTSETSFPGGAPVPEEIPVVLHHAAFDNTSGKEQKFIFSTIKETKAVSTFTFSEVFSIGTKYSIGVNIPSGPVLGAEITGSYSITKGRSETFENKIQWDMHSEITVEDKTSAEAVMQVHEEITSQPIVVTTKFFFAMKDDQRLPFVVRHKRTGQIFFVGDIQVLKAPLEYYYEQRVKNGVMPPMLSFNEDPEKVKGTSKKVKDNRLDDIIIIRTSGLSKTTAWKNHHITVNKTSDKNKNENVVSPDQNGAEDGQ, from the coding sequence ATGGGAACTTGTTGCAGCGCCTCGGCAAACAACCGCGTCGACTTGACCCACGTGGATCTTCAGGAGACGTTCGAGCGCTACATTTGGAAGGTGCTCTGTCCGATCAAAATCGGTAAATGTCGGGCGGCGTTTCTTCGACACAGCCACTACAACGTGGAGATAAAATGGGAGTATTTGGATCAGACATCTGAGACGTCCTTCCCGGGGGGGGCGCCCGTCCCGGAGGAGATACCCGTGGTGCTGCACCACGCAGCTTTCGACAACACTTCAGGCAAGGAGCAAAAATTCATCTTCAGCACCATCAAAGAAACCAAAGCGGTGTCCACGTTTACCTTCTCCGAAGTGTTCTCCATTGGTACGAAATATTCCATCGGTGTCAACATCCCCAGCGGTCCTGTTTTGGGAGCTGAGATCACTGGGAGCTACTCTATTACCAAGGGTAGATCTGAGACCTTCGAGAACAAAATCCAGTGGGACATGCATTCTGAGATTACAGTGGAGGACAAAACGAGCGCCGAGGCGGTGATGCAGGTGCACGAAGAGATCACGTCCCAACCTATAGTGGTGACTACGAAATTCTTCTTCGCGATGAAGGACGACCAGAGATTGCCATTCGTCGTGAGACACAAACGGACGGGACAGATTTTCTTTGTTGGCGACATCCAGGTTCTGAAAGCGCCGCTAGAGTACTACTACGAACAGCGCGTCAAAAATGGCGTCATGCCGCCCATGTTGTCATTTAACGAAGATCCCGAAAAGGTCAAAGGTACTTCGAAGAAGGTGAAGGACAATCGACttgatgacatcatcattatcagGACATCGGGTCTGAGTAAAACCACGGCGTGGAAGAATCATCATATTACGGTGAACAAAACCTCCGACAagaacaaaaatgaaaatgttgtcTCTCCTGATCAAAATGGCGCTGAGGACGGACAATGA